The nucleotide sequence TCATCTATTTCAGTTTGTTGGCGGAGATTCCTTTTTGGGATGAATTTGGCGTGAGATTCAATTTTATTGCGGTTGATTATCTGATCTATACTTACGAAGTTATTTCCAATATCAACGAATCTTATCCATTGCCATTAATCATTTTTGTATTGGTTGCGTTGATTGTTTTAACCTTCGTTTTCCTTCAAAAAAGAAGGATATTTAGGAGTACATTTTCAGACAAAAGATCAATTTCAAAGCGATTAGCTCTTTTTTCTTTATTGATTCCGGCTTTAATTTTAAGTTTAATATTGAAAAACAAACAGGCAGATTTCAGCAACAATTTAGTTTTAAATGAATTAGGAAAAAACGGAACATTTTCATTTTTTACGGCTTTCAAATCCAATGAATTAGACTACGAAACTTTCTATCCGAAAATTGATGATAAAGAGGCGTATTCTGTTCTGAAGAAAAATCTCTTACAGGAAAATCAAGCTTATCTTTCCAACAAATGGGACGATATTTCCAGAACTACAAAATCTGAAAATGAGCAACGCCCGAATGTCATTCTGATTGCGATAGAAAGTTTCAGCGGAGATTTTCTGAAAGCTTTCGGGAACAAAGACAATCTTACTCCAAACTATGATAAATTGGTTAACGAAAGCATTTTCTTTACCAATCTTTACGCAACCGGAACCAGAACTGTGCGTGGAATGGAAGCTTTGACTCTGTCCGTTCCGCCAACGCCGGGGAACAGTATTGTGAGAAGACCTGATAATCAGAATTTGTTTTCTGTGGCTACGATTTTTAAAGAGAAAAATTATCAACCCTATTTCATTTACGGTGGCGACGGTTATTTCGATAATATGAATAATTTTTTCGGAGGACAAGGTTTTGATATTGTGGACAGAAATCGTGGAAATCCTTTATCAGACGATATCAAAACACAACGTTTCAATATTCCGGACAACGAAGTGAGTTTTGAAAATGCCTGGGGGATTTGCGATGAAGACTTGTACAAACAATCTATTAAATACGCTGATAAAAGCAGTAAATTAAACAAGCCGTTTTTCCAGTTTGTGATGACGACTTCCAATCATAAACCTTACACTTTCCCAGCCGGAAAAATCGACCTTCCGCAAGGTGACAGAAATGGAGCTGTAAAATATACTGATTATGCTTTGGGGAAATTTTTGGCCGATGCAAAAACAAAACCTTGGTTCAAAAATACTGTGTTTGTCATTGTTGCCGACCATTGTGCGAGCAGTGCCGGAAAGTGGGAAATCAATATCGATAAGCATCATATTCCTGCGATTATTTACAATCTTCCCCAAAAAGCGGAAAAAATCAATCGACTGACTTCTCAGATTGATTTGATGCCGACTTTATTCGGTTATTTGGGTTGGAATTACACGACAAGTTTGTACGGAAAAGACATTAATCAGACAAAAATTGGTAATGAACGCGCTTTTATTGGAAATTACAGAACTTTAGGAATGTTGAAAGGGAATATTTTCACTCAGATTGATGATAGAAAAAAGGTAAAACAATTTACCGTAAAAGATTCGGACAAGTCTTTGAAAGAAATTAAATCTAAAAATTCACAACTAGTTTCTGAGACAATTTCTTATTATCAAACCGCGAGTGAAAGATTTAAAAACGGAAAAATGAAAGCGAAATAGTTTTCTTCAAAATATCTTCTAAATCAGGTTGCACCTTTGTAAAGTAAAATTTATGGTGTAACCTTTTTTATTTAGACCAAACCACAAAAGTCACAAAAGTTTTATAGTGGATGTAATTTCTAAAAAGAAAAAAAAGAAATACTAAACTAAGCTTTTTACTTTTTTATTCTTTAAAAGCATTTTTTCTTTTGTGCCTTTTGTGGTGAAAAATAAAATTCAAGCTATTGTTCTGTAACCTTTTTTATTAGTAAAAATGATTGTTGAAGTTATTTTATTGTTCTTCGGAACCATTCTCGCATTCTGGCTGAGTGCGATTTGCGGAGGCGGTGCAAGCCTTATTTTAATCCCAATTTTAAACCTTTTGTTGCCAGCTTCTGTTGTTCCGTTTTCATTGACAATCGGGACGTTTACGAGTTCGGTATCAAGAATTGCGGTTTTCAAAAAACATATCAACTGGAAGATTTTCTTTTGGTTTGTTCCGTTTTCAATTCCTGCGGTTTTGATGGGCGCTTACCTCATCAAATATATCAATCCTAATTATCTTCAATTAATTGTCGCTTTTTTCCTCATTGCCAATGTTCCTCAACTTTTCAAAAAAGTAAAGAACGACGAAACCGATGAAAAAGCATCTCCGAAATATGTTTTGGCAATCATCGGTTTTCTGGCAGGATTTGTTTCCGGAATTACCGGCGCAATCGGATTGTTATTTAATCGCTTTTATTTGAAGTTTGGCTTAAAAAAAGAAGAAATTGTTGCAACTCGTGCGGCGAATGAAGTTTTTCTGCATCTCATCAAGCTTGTCATTTATATTTCTCTGGGATTGTATTCTAATCTTGCTTTATGGCTGGGATTAGCGATTGCTGTGGCGACGATTATTTCATCTTATACGGTCAAATATATTCTTCCTTACCTCAGTGAAAATCTCTTCAGAAAAATCGGTTACGGCGCAATGGTTGTCGCCGGAATTACTTTATTGATTGGCACTTCTGATAAAATTATCCAGCAAGATAAATTGGGCATTACGATTGCAAAAAGTGAATCGATTATCTCGTGGAGGTCGACAGATTTTGTGATTGAATTTGCCTTCGATGACGGTTTGGAAATCGAAAGACCGATTCGTCCCGAAGAATTGCCCAATCATCTTAAAACCAAATACGCTGCTCTGAAAAATCATTACGATGTCATTCATCTGGAAAAGGTTTTCACTTTCCGGAACAAACCTTCCTACGAATTCTATTGTTACAAAGACAATCAGCTTACCAAATTTGAAAGTTAATTTAGAATTTATTATTTATGAAACTAATATTCTCAGGCATATTAATTATTTTATTAAGTTCTCAAAATCTTTTGGCTCAGAATAGTTTAGCTGTAAGAAAAGATTCTATTGATAGTGTTTCTATTGCTCATTTACCTTTTGACAAAGCTTATCAATTCAGTTACAAGAAGCTGATTATTCCCACTGTTTTTATAAGTTACGGCGTTGCAACTTTGAAAATTGACAAATTAAAACAGCTCAATTTTTCGACAAGAAATGAAATCAATGAACATAAACCAGACCATATGAGACTGGATAACTTTACTCAATTTGCTCCTGCTGCTTTACTTTATGGATTAAATGCTTTTGGAGTTGAGGGGAAACATAATTTCCGGAACCGAAGCATCATTTACGGGACATCGCTATTATTAGCTTCTGCTGTTGTAATGCCTACCAAACATTTAGTAAAAGAAGAAAGACCAGATCATTATAATCAGCTATCTTTTCCTTCTGGTCATACGGCATTTGCTTTTGCATCTGCCCAGTTTATGTACAGAGAATATAAGGATACTAATTTATGGCTGGGCGTTTCCGGTTATTCTTTGGCGGTTTTCACGGGCGTTTACAGAATGTTGAATGACAAACATTGGTTCAGTGATGTGGTTGCTGGCGCAGGAATCGGGATTTTATCTACGGAAGCTTCTTACTGGTTGTATCCAAAAATCAATAAATTATTAACCGGAAAAAATAAAAATTCTTCTACGATGGTTATGCCTTTTTATCAGAATAAAACAGCTGGAATTGGGTTGGTGAAAAATTTCTAAAACCAATATTGGCAAAATACTAGCTTCTAAAAACATAAGTAGGAGGATGCTTTGTTGGTCTTCTTATTTTTTGTTTATACTTGAAAAACAAAAAACCCTAAAACATTCTAAAAAAATGAATTAGGGTTTTATTCTGAGGTGCCTAGCGGATTCGAACCGCTGTAGATGGTGTTGCAGACCACTGCCTAGCCACTCGGCCAAAGCACCGTTTTGTTTGGTTTGCAAATTTAGTATTTTTTTTTAGAATTCAAATTTTATCTGATTTTATTTTTCAAAAAAAGTGACTTGGAATTGTAAAAGCTTGATTTGATGACCCAATGTGTCATAGCCCTGATGGTAACAGCATCCTTTTTGCGAGGCTTCGAGAGTCTCAGCCTAACAAACCCAACGTCTTTCACAAAAAGATATAGTCGATAGCAGGTTCCCGGCTCCTGAAAATACATTTTCTGCATATTTTTAATTGATTATTAGAATCTTTATTTAGGTTCTAAATAAGTATCTTTGCAAAAATTTTTTTGAAACAATGGATAATTTCCAACTTAATACAATAGAAGAAGCGCTGGAAGACCTTAGAAACGGTAAAATGATCATCGTTGTAGATGATGAAGACCGCGAAAACGAAGGGGATCTTTTAGCAGCTGCTGAACTGACAACGCCTGAGATTGTCAATTTTATGGTAACGCACGCAAGAGGT is from Epilithonimonas vandammei and encodes:
- a CDS encoding phosphatase PAP2 family protein; this encodes MKLIFSGILIILLSSQNLLAQNSLAVRKDSIDSVSIAHLPFDKAYQFSYKKLIIPTVFISYGVATLKIDKLKQLNFSTRNEINEHKPDHMRLDNFTQFAPAALLYGLNAFGVEGKHNFRNRSIIYGTSLLLASAVVMPTKHLVKEERPDHYNQLSFPSGHTAFAFASAQFMYREYKDTNLWLGVSGYSLAVFTGVYRMLNDKHWFSDVVAGAGIGILSTEASYWLYPKINKLLTGKNKNSSTMVMPFYQNKTAGIGLVKNF
- a CDS encoding LTA synthase family protein, translating into MYSIYLLVFPKRWIGSRFDKIFTYVYLAIVLLVIYFSLLAEIPFWDEFGVRFNFIAVDYLIYTYEVISNINESYPLPLIIFVLVALIVLTFVFLQKRRIFRSTFSDKRSISKRLALFSLLIPALILSLILKNKQADFSNNLVLNELGKNGTFSFFTAFKSNELDYETFYPKIDDKEAYSVLKKNLLQENQAYLSNKWDDISRTTKSENEQRPNVILIAIESFSGDFLKAFGNKDNLTPNYDKLVNESIFFTNLYATGTRTVRGMEALTLSVPPTPGNSIVRRPDNQNLFSVATIFKEKNYQPYFIYGGDGYFDNMNNFFGGQGFDIVDRNRGNPLSDDIKTQRFNIPDNEVSFENAWGICDEDLYKQSIKYADKSSKLNKPFFQFVMTTSNHKPYTFPAGKIDLPQGDRNGAVKYTDYALGKFLADAKTKPWFKNTVFVIVADHCASSAGKWEINIDKHHIPAIIYNLPQKAEKINRLTSQIDLMPTLFGYLGWNYTTSLYGKDINQTKIGNERAFIGNYRTLGMLKGNIFTQIDDRKKVKQFTVKDSDKSLKEIKSKNSQLVSETISYYQTASERFKNGKMKAK
- a CDS encoding sulfite exporter TauE/SafE family protein, with translation MIVEVILLFFGTILAFWLSAICGGGASLILIPILNLLLPASVVPFSLTIGTFTSSVSRIAVFKKHINWKIFFWFVPFSIPAVLMGAYLIKYINPNYLQLIVAFFLIANVPQLFKKVKNDETDEKASPKYVLAIIGFLAGFVSGITGAIGLLFNRFYLKFGLKKEEIVATRAANEVFLHLIKLVIYISLGLYSNLALWLGLAIAVATIISSYTVKYILPYLSENLFRKIGYGAMVVAGITLLIGTSDKIIQQDKLGITIAKSESIISWRSTDFVIEFAFDDGLEIERPIRPEELPNHLKTKYAALKNHYDVIHLEKVFTFRNKPSYEFYCYKDNQLTKFES